A genomic stretch from Hemicordylus capensis ecotype Gifberg chromosome 5, rHemCap1.1.pri, whole genome shotgun sequence includes:
- the FOXRED2 gene encoding FAD-dependent oxidoreductase domain-containing protein 2 isoform X1 has product MMPSPSKCAQDLLLTFALFVASSWADGLSVFPYHDYCILGAGPSGLQMAYFLQRAGRNYVVFERGHAPGRFFALYPRHRKLISVNKRYTGKSNSEFNLRHDWNSLLSHDSQLLFRHYSRDFFPHADAMVHYLEDFASLLDLQVRYNTSITHVMLEKDTKAWNGHYFILTDQNAQFYKCSVLLVATGTWVPHEVNFPGSEYVEGYESVSIDPENFMGQSVLILGRGNSAFETAENILGVTNFVHMISRSRVRLSWATHYVGDLRAINNGLLDTYQLKSLDGLLEGDLEDLVLIKDKKGKLHITLRFYLENSNSSKAESVPLPQDELDNFATRAPYDRAIRCLGWKFDFSIFNKSVGLMKGRGSKKKYPLIKPSYEAKATRGLFVLGTASHSVDFRKSAGGFIHGFRYTARAVHRLLEVRHHSVPWPSSSYPIMQLTSAIVRRVNEASGIYQMFSVLADVILLKENATEFEYLEEYPIGVLQDLEWRTGRKVENGLFVILMEYGKNFSGPDKDVFYYNRAVGEPQHAWQSNFLHPVIYYYKHLPSERDMRLCPPDWPLPRPDALHHIVEDFLTDWTAPNAHILPLRRFLENCLGTDLRRFYAESCFLFALTRQKLPPFCQQGYMRMQGLMGNERLRHHAIEAGLLEDYAAVDSQNEQEGGSMQSHEQLLEDHIIPNHQLQHLVSTKDEL; this is encoded by the exons ATGATGCCATCTCCTTCCAAGTGTGCACAAGACCTCCTCTTAACCTTTGCCCTGTTTGTGGCTTCTTCCTGGGCTGATGGCCTTTCGGTATTCCCATACCATGACTACTGCATCCTTGGGGCTGGCCCCTCAGGTTTGCAGATGGCCTATTTCCTCCAACGCGCAGGCCGCAACTACGTGGTCTTTGAACGTGGCCATGCACCAGGACGTTTCTTTGCCTTGTATCCACGCCATCGTAAGCTTATTAGTGTCAACAAGCGCTACACGGGCAAATCCAACAGTGAGTTCAACCTTCGCCATGACTGGAACTCCCTGCTTAGCCATGACAGCCAACTGCTCTTCCGACACTACTCTCGTGACTTTTTCCCTCATGCTGATGCCATGGTGCACTACCTAGAAGACTTTGCTTCCTTGCTGGACCTCCAGGTGCGCTATAACACATCCATCACCCATGTGATGCTGGAAAAGGATACCAAGGCATGGAATGGCCATTACTTCATCCTTACTGACCAAAATGCACAGTTCTATAAATGCAG TGTTCTTTTAGTAGCCACGGGAACGTGGGTTCCCCATGAAGTGAACTTTCCCGGCTCAGAGTATGTCGAGGGCTACGAGTCTGTGTCCATCGATCCTGAAAATTTCATGGGCCAGTCTGTTTTGATCCTGGGCCGTGGGAACTCGGCCTTTGAGACAGCAGAGAACATTTTGGGCGTCACCAATTTTGTACACATGATTAGCCGCTCCCGGGTCCGCCTTTCTTGGGCCACTCATTACGTTGGAGACCTGAG AGCCATTAACAATGGCCTCCTGGACACGTATCAGCTAAAGTCTCTGGATGGACTCCTGGAAGGTGACTTGGAAGACCTGGTGCTCATCAAAGATAAAAAGGGAAAGCTGCACATCACCTTGCGTTTCTACCTGGAGAACAGCAATAGCAGCAAAGCAGAATCTGTCCCCCTTCCGCAGGATGAGCTGGACAACTTTGCCACAAGAGCACCCTATGACCGAGCCATTCGCTGCCTGGGCTGGAAGTTTGACTTCTCCATATTCAACAA ATCTGTTGGGCTAATGAAAGGCAGAGGCAGTAAGAAGAAGTATCCTTTGATCAAGCCCAGCTATGAAGCCAAAGCCACTCGGGGTCTCTTTGTTCTGGGCACTGCAAGCCACTCCGTTGACTTCAGAAAATCTGCTGGAGGCTTTATTCACGGGTTCCGATATACAG CTCGTGCAGTCCATCGCTTGTTAGAAGTCCGCCATCACAGCGTCCCCTGGCCATCCTCCAGCTACCCCATTATGCAGCTAACAAGCGCCATTGTCAGGCGGGTGAATGAGGCATCTGGGATCTACCAGATGTTCAGTGTGCTAGCAGATGTCATTCTGCTGAAAGA GAATGCCACAGAATTTGAGTATCTGGAGGAGTATCCGATCGGGGTCCTGCAAGATCTGGAATGGCGCACAGGGAGAAAAGTTGAGAATGGGCTTTTTGTCATCCTGATGGAGTATGGGAAGAACTTCTCTGGGCCTGACAAGGATGTCTTCTATTATAACCGTGCAGTGGGTGAACCACAGCATGCTTGGCAGTCCAATTTCCTGCATCCTGTAATTTATTACTACAAACACCTCCCCTCTG AGCGTGATATGAGGCTTTGCCCACCAGACTGGCCCCTGCCCCGCCCTGATGCCCTCCATCACATTGTGGAGGACTTCTTGACAGATTGGACTGCTCCAAATGCCCACATCCTTCCATTGAGACGCTTTTTGGAGAATTGCCTGGGCACTGACCTGCGCAGGTTCTATGCAG AGTCCTGCTTCCTTTTTGCCCTGACTCGTCAAAAGTTGCCTCCCTTTTGTCAGCAGGGTTACATGAGAATGCAGGGGCTTATGGGTAATGAGAGACTTAGGCATCACGCAATAGAAGCAGGGCTGCTTGAAGACTATGCTGCTGTGGACTCCCAAAATGAGCAAGAGGGTGGCAGTATGCAATCACATGAACAGCTCCTGGAGGACCACATCATACCTAATCACCAACTACAGCATCTCGTGAGCACCAAGGATGAACTTTAG
- the FOXRED2 gene encoding FAD-dependent oxidoreductase domain-containing protein 2 isoform X2 — MMPSPSKCAQDLLLTFALFVASSWADGLSVFPYHDYCILGAGPSGLQMAYFLQRAGRNYVVFERGHAPGRFFALYPRHRKLISVNKRYTGKSNSEFNLRHDWNSLLSHDSQLLFRHYSRDFFPHADAMVHYLEDFASLLDLQVRYNTSITHVMLEKDTKAWNGHYFILTDQNAQFYKCRAINNGLLDTYQLKSLDGLLEGDLEDLVLIKDKKGKLHITLRFYLENSNSSKAESVPLPQDELDNFATRAPYDRAIRCLGWKFDFSIFNKSVGLMKGRGSKKKYPLIKPSYEAKATRGLFVLGTASHSVDFRKSAGGFIHGFRYTARAVHRLLEVRHHSVPWPSSSYPIMQLTSAIVRRVNEASGIYQMFSVLADVILLKENATEFEYLEEYPIGVLQDLEWRTGRKVENGLFVILMEYGKNFSGPDKDVFYYNRAVGEPQHAWQSNFLHPVIYYYKHLPSERDMRLCPPDWPLPRPDALHHIVEDFLTDWTAPNAHILPLRRFLENCLGTDLRRFYAESCFLFALTRQKLPPFCQQGYMRMQGLMGNERLRHHAIEAGLLEDYAAVDSQNEQEGGSMQSHEQLLEDHIIPNHQLQHLVSTKDEL, encoded by the exons ATGATGCCATCTCCTTCCAAGTGTGCACAAGACCTCCTCTTAACCTTTGCCCTGTTTGTGGCTTCTTCCTGGGCTGATGGCCTTTCGGTATTCCCATACCATGACTACTGCATCCTTGGGGCTGGCCCCTCAGGTTTGCAGATGGCCTATTTCCTCCAACGCGCAGGCCGCAACTACGTGGTCTTTGAACGTGGCCATGCACCAGGACGTTTCTTTGCCTTGTATCCACGCCATCGTAAGCTTATTAGTGTCAACAAGCGCTACACGGGCAAATCCAACAGTGAGTTCAACCTTCGCCATGACTGGAACTCCCTGCTTAGCCATGACAGCCAACTGCTCTTCCGACACTACTCTCGTGACTTTTTCCCTCATGCTGATGCCATGGTGCACTACCTAGAAGACTTTGCTTCCTTGCTGGACCTCCAGGTGCGCTATAACACATCCATCACCCATGTGATGCTGGAAAAGGATACCAAGGCATGGAATGGCCATTACTTCATCCTTACTGACCAAAATGCACAGTTCTATAAATGCAG AGCCATTAACAATGGCCTCCTGGACACGTATCAGCTAAAGTCTCTGGATGGACTCCTGGAAGGTGACTTGGAAGACCTGGTGCTCATCAAAGATAAAAAGGGAAAGCTGCACATCACCTTGCGTTTCTACCTGGAGAACAGCAATAGCAGCAAAGCAGAATCTGTCCCCCTTCCGCAGGATGAGCTGGACAACTTTGCCACAAGAGCACCCTATGACCGAGCCATTCGCTGCCTGGGCTGGAAGTTTGACTTCTCCATATTCAACAA ATCTGTTGGGCTAATGAAAGGCAGAGGCAGTAAGAAGAAGTATCCTTTGATCAAGCCCAGCTATGAAGCCAAAGCCACTCGGGGTCTCTTTGTTCTGGGCACTGCAAGCCACTCCGTTGACTTCAGAAAATCTGCTGGAGGCTTTATTCACGGGTTCCGATATACAG CTCGTGCAGTCCATCGCTTGTTAGAAGTCCGCCATCACAGCGTCCCCTGGCCATCCTCCAGCTACCCCATTATGCAGCTAACAAGCGCCATTGTCAGGCGGGTGAATGAGGCATCTGGGATCTACCAGATGTTCAGTGTGCTAGCAGATGTCATTCTGCTGAAAGA GAATGCCACAGAATTTGAGTATCTGGAGGAGTATCCGATCGGGGTCCTGCAAGATCTGGAATGGCGCACAGGGAGAAAAGTTGAGAATGGGCTTTTTGTCATCCTGATGGAGTATGGGAAGAACTTCTCTGGGCCTGACAAGGATGTCTTCTATTATAACCGTGCAGTGGGTGAACCACAGCATGCTTGGCAGTCCAATTTCCTGCATCCTGTAATTTATTACTACAAACACCTCCCCTCTG AGCGTGATATGAGGCTTTGCCCACCAGACTGGCCCCTGCCCCGCCCTGATGCCCTCCATCACATTGTGGAGGACTTCTTGACAGATTGGACTGCTCCAAATGCCCACATCCTTCCATTGAGACGCTTTTTGGAGAATTGCCTGGGCACTGACCTGCGCAGGTTCTATGCAG AGTCCTGCTTCCTTTTTGCCCTGACTCGTCAAAAGTTGCCTCCCTTTTGTCAGCAGGGTTACATGAGAATGCAGGGGCTTATGGGTAATGAGAGACTTAGGCATCACGCAATAGAAGCAGGGCTGCTTGAAGACTATGCTGCTGTGGACTCCCAAAATGAGCAAGAGGGTGGCAGTATGCAATCACATGAACAGCTCCTGGAGGACCACATCATACCTAATCACCAACTACAGCATCTCGTGAGCACCAAGGATGAACTTTAG